One genomic segment of Paenibacillus xylanexedens includes these proteins:
- a CDS encoding metallophosphoesterase family protein: MRRCVISDIHGCYDEFNALLKLADYNPQQDELILLGDYVDRGPSSKQVIEKIMQLQQQHHIIVIKGNHDAMMVKALTQDVEQYDQHWIRNGGLQTMASYLDLELTYDEQQIDWEAYAEAKKWILTHYEHHLRFLEQLPLVYEIPGYIFVHAGINPDIEDWRSQSERDFIWIRESFYSRPTTIRETVVFGHTPVKHLHDETGIWFDPSGDKIGIDGGCAYGAQLNLLEISEDGSLQTFFVRQGQSAEEPEI; the protein is encoded by the coding sequence ATGCGCAGATGTGTCATTAGTGATATTCATGGCTGTTACGATGAATTTAATGCATTGCTTAAGCTTGCAGATTATAATCCGCAGCAGGATGAATTGATTTTACTCGGTGATTATGTGGATCGCGGTCCAAGCAGCAAACAGGTCATCGAAAAGATTATGCAGCTTCAGCAACAGCACCATATTATTGTGATTAAAGGCAATCACGATGCCATGATGGTCAAGGCGTTAACCCAGGATGTTGAGCAATATGATCAACACTGGATCCGCAATGGTGGACTACAGACGATGGCAAGTTATCTGGATCTGGAGCTTACTTATGATGAGCAACAGATAGATTGGGAAGCTTATGCTGAAGCCAAAAAGTGGATACTTACACACTATGAACACCATCTTCGTTTTCTGGAACAGCTTCCGCTGGTGTACGAAATTCCGGGTTATATTTTTGTACATGCCGGGATCAACCCGGATATCGAGGATTGGAGAAGCCAGTCCGAGCGGGACTTCATTTGGATTCGTGAATCATTCTATTCCAGACCAACGACGATTAGAGAGACGGTCGTATTTGGCCACACCCCCGTGAAGCATTTGCATGATGAGACAGGCATCTGGTTTGACCCGAGCGGAGACAAAATTGGCATTGACGGTGGTTGTGCCTACGGAGCGCAATTGAACCTGCTGGAGATAAGCGAGGACGGCAGTCTACAGACCTTTTTTGTACGGCAAGGGCAGAGCGCGGAAGAGCCTGAGATTTAA
- a CDS encoding putative PEP-binding protein — MTKRVVLLKEGTAEMKGLMGSKGAELAVLLQAGWPVPAGFIVTREGCRAFCTRLGHLSTEEVQEIGSAVRHLEEQTGKFFGDSLAPLLLAVRSSEASSHDTESLALLHVGLNDVTVEGLARQTNDRRYALNCYRILLQDYGQLVHGISYSLFEEKLGDLSILDEAKLEFAIAEYKQLIEDIGLHPFPQDVQLQLKEAIRAVSHTQCVPRLNSQQEAVLQTTPRSGDHQGAAALIQVMVNGEQGERSGSGTVYSRHPATGERGMTGEYSASAVSQFQDEGLNQLRREEPELYDLLLEACSYLENGMGEVQKIQFIIDSGELYLLHVSPACLSAKAALRSTFDFVHEGVITKADALLRIKPWHVTEMLRGFSSYTPELQLLLEWADELKAITILSNVDHPQDAITARALGSEGIGLCRTEHMLMSASRLPFVQKMILADSESERRRGLERLLPMQQSDFEQIFEAMDGYPVTIRLLDSPLHELLPDLGVLEKRREWLRAEEWQEQKDHQIELEELERVIRRVCELHEHNPTLGQQACRLSTVFPEIVDMQLEAIFRAAVKGIRQGWWVRPEIMIPQIGHVHELQVMRDLVDHVADQVLGEEKRHCLYRVGAMIEAPRAALTATHIARQADFFSFGTDELTEMTFGYSRHEAEKRFIQLDTDSRTVTNNPFHVLDTEGVGQLIEMAVVQGRIRKPHLKTGICGANVVDLESITFCHRIGLDYVSCLPEQIPYARIAAAQAAIKAQREGADTQNTDISTIA; from the coding sequence ATGACGAAACGGGTAGTTCTGTTGAAAGAAGGTACGGCAGAGATGAAAGGGCTGATGGGTAGTAAAGGGGCTGAACTTGCAGTGTTGCTTCAGGCAGGTTGGCCCGTTCCGGCCGGGTTCATTGTAACAAGGGAAGGCTGTCGCGCGTTCTGTACCCGTCTTGGACATCTTTCCACAGAAGAAGTTCAAGAGATTGGCAGCGCAGTTCGGCACTTGGAGGAGCAAACAGGAAAATTTTTCGGTGATTCTTTAGCACCGCTGCTGCTTGCCGTGAGGTCAAGTGAAGCGAGTTCCCATGATACGGAATCCCTTGCTTTGCTTCATGTGGGATTGAATGATGTGACGGTTGAGGGGCTCGCCAGGCAGACCAATGATCGACGGTATGCGCTTAACTGTTATCGGATTTTATTGCAGGATTATGGTCAGCTAGTACATGGCATCTCGTATTCCCTATTTGAAGAGAAATTGGGTGACCTCTCGATCCTCGATGAAGCGAAGCTGGAATTCGCCATTGCAGAATATAAGCAATTAATAGAAGATATAGGGCTTCATCCATTCCCTCAAGATGTTCAATTACAATTAAAAGAAGCGATTCGTGCGGTTTCTCATACACAGTGTGTACCTCGACTCAATTCCCAACAAGAAGCTGTTCTCCAAACCACTCCACGCTCAGGGGATCATCAAGGAGCTGCGGCTCTTATTCAGGTGATGGTCAATGGTGAGCAAGGTGAACGCAGTGGCAGCGGCACGGTATATTCCCGTCATCCGGCTACGGGGGAAAGAGGCATGACAGGCGAGTATTCTGCATCTGCTGTTTCCCAATTTCAGGATGAAGGACTGAATCAGTTGCGGAGAGAAGAACCTGAATTATATGATCTTCTATTGGAAGCCTGCAGCTATCTGGAGAATGGTATGGGAGAAGTTCAAAAAATCCAATTCATTATTGATTCAGGGGAGCTGTATCTTTTGCATGTCAGTCCAGCGTGCTTGAGTGCTAAGGCCGCCTTGCGGAGTACTTTTGATTTTGTGCATGAAGGGGTAATCACCAAAGCAGATGCGCTATTGCGTATCAAGCCGTGGCATGTGACAGAGATGTTGAGAGGGTTCTCAAGTTATACACCAGAGCTACAGCTTCTGCTCGAATGGGCAGATGAATTAAAGGCAATAACGATACTGTCCAATGTAGATCATCCACAAGACGCGATTACAGCTAGGGCACTCGGCTCGGAAGGTATTGGTTTGTGCCGTACAGAACATATGCTCATGTCTGCTTCAAGGCTTCCTTTTGTACAAAAAATGATTCTGGCAGACAGTGAATCTGAGCGCAGGCGTGGGTTGGAGCGTCTGTTACCGATGCAGCAGTCTGATTTTGAACAGATATTTGAAGCGATGGATGGATACCCGGTAACGATACGTTTGCTCGATTCGCCGTTGCATGAACTGCTACCGGATCTGGGAGTGTTGGAGAAACGACGTGAGTGGTTACGAGCAGAGGAGTGGCAGGAGCAAAAAGACCATCAGATTGAACTCGAGGAACTGGAGCGTGTAATTCGCAGAGTCTGTGAATTGCATGAACATAATCCGACATTGGGGCAACAGGCTTGTCGGCTGAGTACGGTGTTCCCGGAGATCGTTGATATGCAGCTGGAAGCGATATTCCGCGCAGCGGTGAAAGGTATCCGGCAAGGCTGGTGGGTACGTCCCGAGATTATGATCCCGCAGATCGGTCATGTGCATGAACTTCAGGTGATGAGAGATCTGGTGGATCATGTGGCTGACCAAGTGCTTGGTGAGGAGAAGCGGCATTGTCTGTATAGAGTGGGGGCGATGATCGAAGCTCCGAGAGCGGCGCTGACGGCGACTCACATTGCTCGCCAGGCTGACTTTTTCTCGTTTGGCACGGATGAGCTGACAGAGATGACATTTGGATATAGTCGCCATGAAGCCGAGAAGCGATTCATTCAACTGGATACGGACTCTCGCACGGTAACGAATAATCCATTCCATGTGCTGGACACGGAGGGAGTCGGACAACTGATTGAGATGGCGGTAGTTCAGGGTCGAATTCGAAAACCTCATCTGAAGACAGGGATCTGCGGAGCGAATGTAGTTGATCTGGAGTCCATTACGTTCTGCCACCGCATTGGTCTGGATTACGTAAGCTGTTTGCCTGAACAGATCCCTTATGCACGAATTGCTGCTGCACAAGCAGCCATTAAGGCACAGAGAGAGGGAGCGGACACGCAGAACACGGATATCTCTACAATTGCGTAA
- a CDS encoding protein-glutamine gamma-glutamyltransferase, whose translation MIIVANQPVQLNRSEWSDFEWYWLQQLQNSPTRYVYQSMDHLRFEWDLRGSLVEAAEGLDRSGVSFASFEKSRCNPAYWNRNSEGGFELRSNVTPADGIRDIWRNGHLYAFECATATVIVLYGGVLGSIREDAFNSLFRNLLLFDWHYDSDLRLTEKNGSETALPGDVLYFKNPDVSPETPEWQGENTFMLRENWYYGHGIGIASGEEIIRTLNQFRVPGSRVSAYLMDMVIYPDFFYLSRFAKNSQNNIAAGSTPVLPGQLYVRLGGSRYLRS comes from the coding sequence ATGATCATTGTTGCTAATCAACCCGTCCAGCTGAACCGCTCGGAATGGTCTGATTTTGAATGGTATTGGTTACAGCAACTCCAGAATAGTCCAACGAGGTATGTGTACCAATCCATGGATCATCTTCGATTTGAATGGGACTTGAGGGGCTCTCTCGTGGAAGCCGCGGAAGGACTGGATCGAAGCGGTGTGAGTTTTGCATCCTTTGAAAAATCCAGATGTAATCCTGCCTACTGGAATCGTAATTCGGAAGGTGGGTTCGAGCTAAGATCAAACGTGACCCCCGCCGACGGTATCCGGGATATCTGGAGGAATGGACACTTATATGCCTTTGAATGTGCAACAGCTACCGTTATTGTGCTGTATGGTGGCGTGCTGGGAAGCATTCGCGAAGACGCCTTTAATTCCCTGTTTCGAAATCTGTTACTCTTTGACTGGCATTATGACAGTGACCTGCGATTAACCGAAAAAAACGGTAGCGAAACCGCTCTGCCAGGAGATGTGCTGTATTTCAAAAATCCGGATGTTTCTCCGGAAACCCCCGAGTGGCAGGGAGAGAATACGTTCATGCTGCGTGAGAACTGGTATTATGGTCATGGCATTGGTATTGCAAGTGGTGAAGAGATTATACGTACCCTGAATCAGTTCCGCGTTCCAGGTAGCCGAGTCTCCGCCTACTTAATGGATATGGTGATCTATCCGGACTTCTTTTATTTATCCCGATTCGCCAAAAACAGCCAGAATAATATTGCAGCTGGCTCTACGCCTGTATTACCCGGACAGTTATATGTACGACTTGGTGGCAGCCGTTATTTACGCAGTTGA
- a CDS encoding manganese-dependent inorganic pyrophosphatase, which translates to MEKALIFGHKNPDTDTICSAIAYADLKTKLGQDVEAVRLGEVNGETQFALDQFKIAAPRLIKTAANEVNKVILVDHNERQQSVSDIEEVTVVEVIDHHRIANFETSGPLYFRAEPVGCTATILNKMYKENGIEVSAPIAGLMLSAIISDSLLFKSPTCTEQDVAAARELAAIAGVDADSYGLDMLKAGADLSQKTIAELISLDAKEFVMGQSKVEIAQVNAVDVNDVLVKQPELEAAIDAIISSKGLDLFVFVVTDILNNDSVALAYGTSTKAVEKAYNVTLSDSRAILKGVVSRKSQIVPVLTEAFNTL; encoded by the coding sequence ATGGAAAAAGCGTTAATCTTCGGTCACAAAAATCCCGATACGGATACGATCTGTTCGGCAATCGCCTATGCGGATCTCAAAACAAAATTGGGTCAGGACGTTGAAGCTGTTCGTCTCGGCGAAGTCAATGGTGAAACCCAGTTTGCACTGGATCAATTCAAAATTGCTGCACCACGTCTGATTAAAACAGCTGCAAATGAAGTAAACAAAGTTATTCTGGTTGACCACAACGAGCGTCAGCAAAGTGTAAGCGATATTGAGGAAGTGACTGTTGTTGAAGTTATCGACCATCACCGTATTGCTAACTTTGAGACAAGCGGACCTCTGTATTTCCGTGCAGAGCCTGTAGGTTGTACTGCAACTATTTTGAATAAAATGTACAAAGAAAATGGCATCGAAGTGAGTGCACCAATTGCTGGCCTGATGTTGTCTGCCATTATCTCCGATTCCCTGTTGTTCAAATCCCCGACTTGCACAGAGCAGGACGTAGCCGCTGCGCGTGAACTGGCTGCCATCGCTGGTGTAGATGCAGACAGCTATGGTCTGGACATGCTGAAAGCCGGCGCGGATCTGAGCCAAAAAACTATTGCTGAACTGATTTCTCTGGATGCCAAAGAATTCGTAATGGGTCAATCCAAAGTAGAAATTGCACAGGTTAATGCCGTTGACGTGAATGATGTTCTCGTGAAGCAACCTGAGCTTGAAGCAGCTATTGATGCGATCATTTCCAGTAAAGGTCTTGACCTGTTTGTATTTGTCGTAACTGACATTCTGAACAACGATTCCGTAGCTCTGGCATATGGTACATCCACTAAAGCTGTGGAGAAAGCCTACAATGTGACGCTGTCTGATAGCAGAGCTATCTTGAAAGGCGTAGTATCACGCAAATCACAAATTGTACCGGTTCTGACGGAAGCATTCAACACCCTGTAA
- a CDS encoding amidohydrolase family protein has product MIRQLIQNCRIPGSHGLHDIVLHGTTIEQILPSSDGGGSSISDMTGMIHGELEENHGQYGFIFDAKGGLVLPGLIEPHVHLEKALLLDCMPGDAASLQEAISMTAALKAGFTESDMIQRSIEVIRKLSRYGVTRLRCHVEVDPMLELRAMNSALTVKEKMEDMMGIQIVVFPQEGIFSTPGTADLMEEAVRMGADVIGGITYVDPILDDHLNFAFELAARYNRPLDFHADFSLNAEDEAILHIANKTLDYGFQGRVSAGHVTSLAAMPREKVKLYARKIAEADIHLMTLPATDLYLNGRADNDNTRRGITPVSLLRDEGVNVIYGANNIQNAFTPFGNGNPFDIAWLLAHAAYMGSEADADTLVEMATLGAARAMGIENYGLRAGAQADLVIFPVQSRRELIIERPRPVGVWKNGRLLTTRVEDGECHEISYR; this is encoded by the coding sequence ATGATCCGCCAACTCATTCAAAATTGCCGGATTCCCGGGAGTCATGGACTACATGATATCGTATTGCATGGTACAACCATTGAGCAGATCCTGCCGTCTTCGGACGGTGGGGGTTCATCCATAAGTGACATGACAGGTATGATCCATGGAGAACTTGAAGAAAATCATGGGCAGTATGGATTTATATTTGATGCTAAGGGTGGTCTCGTACTGCCAGGTTTAATTGAGCCCCACGTCCATCTGGAAAAGGCGCTTTTGCTTGATTGCATGCCTGGTGATGCTGCCTCATTGCAGGAAGCGATCTCGATGACAGCTGCGCTTAAGGCCGGGTTTACGGAGTCCGATATGATCCAAAGATCCATAGAAGTCATCCGAAAACTGTCCCGTTACGGCGTAACCAGACTCCGTTGTCATGTTGAAGTGGACCCCATGCTGGAACTACGGGCTATGAACAGTGCGTTGACTGTGAAAGAAAAAATGGAGGACATGATGGGGATCCAGATTGTGGTCTTTCCGCAAGAAGGAATTTTTAGTACCCCAGGTACCGCAGATCTTATGGAAGAGGCAGTAAGGATGGGAGCCGACGTAATTGGTGGAATTACTTATGTTGATCCCATACTGGATGATCATCTGAATTTTGCGTTTGAACTGGCTGCGCGGTACAATCGCCCCCTTGATTTCCATGCTGATTTCTCATTAAATGCTGAAGATGAAGCTATACTTCACATTGCGAATAAGACCTTGGATTATGGGTTCCAGGGTAGAGTTTCGGCTGGTCATGTAACTTCGCTTGCGGCTATGCCTCGGGAAAAGGTGAAGTTATACGCTAGAAAGATTGCAGAAGCGGATATCCATCTCATGACCCTTCCTGCAACAGATCTGTACCTGAATGGTCGAGCGGATAACGATAACACCCGCAGAGGCATAACGCCGGTTAGTTTGTTGCGGGACGAAGGGGTCAACGTGATTTACGGCGCTAACAATATTCAAAATGCCTTTACACCTTTTGGTAATGGCAATCCGTTTGATATCGCTTGGTTGCTTGCCCATGCGGCCTACATGGGGAGTGAAGCGGATGCCGATACTTTGGTGGAGATGGCAACACTTGGTGCAGCACGGGCGATGGGGATAGAAAATTATGGTCTTCGAGCTGGAGCACAGGCCGATCTGGTCATATTTCCAGTGCAGTCAAGGCGTGAACTGATTATTGAACGACCGCGACCTGTTGGAGTATGGAAGAATGGTCGCCTTCTGACTACGAGAGTGGAGGATGGAGAATGTCATGAAATTAGTTATCGATAA
- the infC gene encoding translation initiation factor IF-3 produces the protein MIKNEKIKAAEVQLTGLNGEDLGVMSTQEALLLAKQHKVDLVCLSLMTSPPPCKLIGAGAAKAEAQQAKKKASKSPDKRKVKEIRLNLAMEDHDRETKQSQAERILKKGDSVKLVIQVHGAKEGVAGKEWAEQLSKSLAEFGSKTTGVQVSGKQVVVQLDPNV, from the coding sequence ATGATCAAAAATGAAAAGATCAAAGCAGCCGAAGTGCAGTTGACCGGCCTGAATGGTGAAGATCTGGGTGTCATGTCCACGCAGGAAGCACTTTTACTTGCGAAGCAGCATAAAGTAGATCTGGTGTGCTTGTCCTTGATGACGAGTCCACCGCCATGCAAGCTGATTGGAGCTGGAGCGGCCAAAGCAGAAGCGCAGCAGGCGAAGAAAAAAGCGAGTAAATCTCCCGATAAACGTAAAGTAAAGGAAATTCGATTAAACCTTGCGATGGAAGATCATGACCGGGAGACGAAGCAGTCTCAGGCGGAGCGCATTCTGAAGAAGGGCGATTCGGTAAAACTCGTCATCCAGGTGCATGGAGCCAAAGAAGGAGTTGCAGGCAAGGAGTGGGCTGAGCAGCTGAGCAAATCGCTGGCTGAATTCGGTAGCAAAACGACAGGTGTTCAGGTAAGTGGTAAACAGGTTGTTGTGCAACTGGACCCGAATGTGTAA
- a CDS encoding LTA synthase family protein, translated as MYNSKNERTSSRTLFAVLFILMLLKLSLLRYFFFQGLSGIGLLTDALGALTVVCLLDLIVPKGWKRAVYGGFNILFSLLLFAATLYNVHFSSVPTYTVLSELGQVAQVRGSIGPLVRPEHFLFFADIVLALPIWLIMRRRIGDRNRNSYRDSGLTFGRIRRRYWGKLGVALTAAFCIVLSGSIIVKGETIDNELVRAENLGFLNYQVSSAILTSKENEAIANGNINETIAKINELVSQYPYQDTPSDGTAVKAKYFGQAKGSNLIVLQLESFQNFPINASLDGQELTPVLNDLAKESYYFSHFFQQIGQGNTSDAEFMSNTSIYPTGVVPMSAGYSDRELPSLPKLLGKEGYESETYHVNDVTFWNRNKMYPALGFTRYFDKPSFENDRFNDFGPSDEELYRVGMEKMTAHQAANQPFYAQFITASSHSPFTVPADRARITIPATITNKLLHDYLQAINYTDYAIGQLINELKADGLWDNTTLVLYGDHFGLPADEEITQQIQANLGVPYDGKVSRFNIPFMIHTPKQTKGQVIEQPGGQLDMLPTIMNLMGVSLQDEKFTAFGHDLLNMDHNAFGIRYYLPTGSFVNNDIMFIPGAGFDDGTAYSLKTYEPVTDLEPYRADYEHVLSLMKLSDEYVKLLPKRAP; from the coding sequence ATGTATAATTCCAAAAATGAACGAACTTCATCACGGACCTTATTCGCCGTGTTATTCATTCTTATGCTGCTGAAGCTGTCACTGTTGCGGTATTTCTTTTTCCAGGGTCTGTCCGGCATCGGTCTGTTAACTGATGCATTAGGCGCACTAACTGTGGTATGCCTGCTGGATCTGATTGTGCCCAAAGGCTGGAAGCGAGCAGTATACGGAGGATTCAATATTTTGTTTTCTCTACTTCTGTTCGCGGCAACGCTGTACAACGTTCATTTCAGTTCGGTGCCTACGTATACCGTGCTAAGTGAGTTGGGTCAGGTTGCCCAAGTACGGGGAAGTATCGGACCACTGGTACGACCGGAGCACTTTCTGTTTTTTGCAGACATCGTACTGGCATTGCCAATATGGTTGATTATGCGCAGACGTATCGGCGATCGTAATCGCAACAGTTACCGCGATAGCGGGTTGACATTTGGCAGAATTCGCAGACGTTACTGGGGCAAACTCGGCGTTGCGCTTACGGCTGCATTCTGCATCGTGCTGTCAGGCAGTATTATTGTCAAAGGTGAAACGATTGATAACGAGCTGGTGCGGGCCGAGAATCTCGGTTTCCTGAACTATCAGGTATCGTCAGCCATTCTGACGAGCAAAGAAAATGAGGCCATTGCGAATGGCAACATTAACGAAACCATTGCCAAGATTAATGAGCTGGTTAGCCAGTATCCGTATCAGGATACACCAAGTGACGGCACAGCTGTGAAAGCCAAATATTTTGGTCAGGCCAAAGGCAGCAATCTGATCGTACTGCAACTGGAGTCCTTTCAGAATTTTCCGATTAATGCTTCTCTAGACGGTCAGGAGTTAACACCGGTACTGAATGATCTGGCCAAAGAAAGCTATTATTTCTCTCATTTTTTCCAACAGATCGGACAGGGAAACACATCAGACGCGGAGTTCATGTCGAACACGTCTATCTATCCAACCGGAGTTGTTCCCATGTCAGCAGGGTACAGTGACCGCGAACTGCCGAGTCTTCCCAAGTTATTAGGAAAAGAGGGATATGAGTCCGAGACGTACCACGTCAATGACGTCACCTTCTGGAACCGGAATAAAATGTATCCGGCACTCGGATTCACTCGTTACTTCGACAAGCCCAGCTTCGAGAATGACAGATTCAATGACTTTGGACCATCGGATGAAGAGCTGTACCGTGTAGGTATGGAAAAAATGACTGCGCATCAGGCTGCGAATCAGCCGTTCTATGCTCAGTTCATTACGGCATCGAGCCACTCGCCGTTTACGGTTCCCGCTGATCGTGCACGGATCACGATTCCTGCGACCATTACGAACAAACTGCTTCACGATTATCTGCAAGCGATCAACTATACGGATTATGCCATCGGTCAACTCATTAATGAGTTGAAGGCGGATGGATTATGGGATAATACTACTTTAGTGCTCTACGGAGACCACTTCGGTCTGCCTGCTGACGAAGAGATTACACAGCAGATTCAGGCCAATCTGGGCGTCCCGTATGACGGTAAAGTAAGTCGATTTAACATCCCGTTCATGATTCATACGCCCAAGCAGACCAAAGGGCAAGTGATTGAGCAGCCAGGCGGTCAATTGGATATGTTGCCAACGATCATGAACCTGATGGGTGTTTCCCTTCAAGATGAGAAGTTCACTGCCTTCGGACATGATCTGCTCAACATGGACCACAATGCCTTTGGTATCCGGTATTACTTACCGACGGGTTCATTTGTCAACAATGACATCATGTTTATCCCGGGTGCGGGCTTTGACGATGGAACAGCCTATTCGTTGAAGACATACGAGCCGGTAACGGATTTGGAACCGTATCGTGCCGATTATGAACATGTGCTCAGCCTGATGAAACTGTCTGACGAGTATGTGAAATTGTTACCGAAACGTGCACCATAA
- a CDS encoding amidohydrolase family protein has product MKLVIDNVLLPTGTHTLVIEEGKITQVIAESTDQDQIIHARQSASESWNAAGLVYLPTLADMHCHLDKHHIGERWIPLEPFQTLESHLAYEKKLLGGLTQTVGQRAKVLAEQMIDYGTTRIRTHVDVDSEVGLRNLEAILRVRDELRDDMDIEIVAFPQQGLIRSSSEQIVKEALALGADLVGGVDPAGLDQDMERSLQMMFDLATATDKGIDLHLHDGGEPGLATLRRFAELTMEAGLQHRTAVSHAYCLGQQTESDVQPTLDVLKHAGVTLVSSVPIDRPMPRGSQILKTGVNFMLGSDNIRDAWSPFGNGDMLQRASRMAERENWVSDDRLLGTYAWVSNGKLTPSVGDSADFMLVRALNAQHALTSVPARAAVFKKGKRIR; this is encoded by the coding sequence ATGAAATTAGTTATCGATAATGTACTTTTGCCTACTGGAACACACACTTTGGTTATTGAAGAGGGGAAGATTACACAGGTCATAGCAGAATCCACGGATCAGGATCAAATAATACATGCTCGCCAGAGCGCTTCCGAATCATGGAACGCTGCCGGGCTTGTGTACCTTCCCACACTTGCAGACATGCATTGCCATCTGGACAAACATCATATCGGTGAACGCTGGATTCCCCTAGAGCCGTTCCAGACACTGGAGTCCCATCTTGCTTATGAAAAAAAGCTGCTGGGTGGATTGACCCAAACGGTGGGACAACGGGCGAAAGTTCTTGCGGAACAAATGATTGATTACGGTACAACGCGCATTCGTACACATGTGGATGTGGACTCTGAGGTGGGGCTCCGAAATCTGGAGGCAATCCTACGCGTACGAGATGAGCTTCGTGATGATATGGACATTGAGATTGTGGCATTTCCACAGCAAGGGCTCATTCGTTCATCATCTGAACAGATCGTGAAGGAGGCGCTGGCACTAGGTGCCGATCTGGTTGGTGGTGTCGACCCGGCAGGTCTGGATCAGGATATGGAACGCAGTTTACAGATGATGTTCGATTTGGCTACGGCTACAGATAAGGGGATCGACCTTCATCTGCATGATGGAGGTGAACCCGGTTTAGCTACCTTACGGCGATTTGCTGAATTGACAATGGAGGCAGGACTTCAACATCGAACAGCGGTTAGTCATGCCTATTGCTTGGGGCAGCAAACGGAATCCGACGTACAGCCTACCCTTGATGTATTAAAACATGCTGGAGTAACACTCGTATCTAGTGTGCCTATTGATCGTCCAATGCCGCGAGGAAGCCAAATCCTCAAAACAGGTGTTAACTTCATGCTTGGCTCCGATAACATCCGTGATGCCTGGTCTCCATTCGGCAACGGGGATATGTTACAGCGAGCTTCCCGAATGGCTGAACGTGAAAATTGGGTCAGTGATGACAGGTTGCTGGGCACCTATGCGTGGGTGAGTAATGGCAAGTTAACCCCGAGCGTTGGTGATTCGGCTGACTTCATGTTAGTTCGGGCATTAAACGCCCAGCACGCCCTAACTTCTGTACCCGCGCGCGCGGCGGTATTCAAAAAGGGCAAACGTATACGTTGA
- a CDS encoding LLM class flavin-dependent oxidoreductase: MKLSVLEHGHINEGRSVQDTLQETVKLAQHADQLGYSRFWMSEHHGSGALSFSSPEVMIAHVAAHTDRIRVGSGGVMLPHYSAYKVAENFRLLEALHPGRIDLGIGRAPGGMPIASRALNEGKSSNVQFFPQQIADLGGYFHEQLPEDHRFASLVAGPSVPTVPEVWLLGSSSEGARIAAAQGTSYAFAQFFGTPGGEEAMKHYRRHFKPSILNDKPHSMIAVSAFCAETEEEAAELARSNELFFLRLGRGLEQSSFPSLETVNNYPYTAMEMEQIRQRRSFSIVGTPDQVKDKITAMAERHEADEVIIASAVHSFEARLRSFGLIAEAFGLKQD; encoded by the coding sequence ATGAAACTGAGTGTACTCGAACATGGACATATCAATGAAGGACGAAGTGTACAGGATACGTTGCAGGAAACGGTGAAACTCGCACAACATGCGGATCAATTGGGGTACTCCCGTTTCTGGATGTCGGAGCATCACGGTAGTGGTGCGCTGTCTTTCTCCAGTCCTGAAGTTATGATTGCACATGTGGCTGCACATACGGATCGGATTCGCGTAGGTTCCGGTGGCGTTATGCTACCTCATTATAGTGCCTATAAAGTTGCGGAGAATTTCCGCCTGCTGGAAGCTTTGCATCCCGGGCGAATTGACCTTGGGATTGGCAGAGCACCAGGTGGCATGCCAATTGCCAGCAGAGCTCTGAATGAGGGGAAATCATCGAATGTACAATTCTTTCCGCAACAGATTGCGGATCTGGGTGGATACTTCCATGAGCAATTGCCCGAGGATCATCGGTTTGCATCTCTGGTAGCCGGACCATCGGTTCCCACGGTACCAGAAGTGTGGTTGCTGGGTTCCAGCTCCGAAGGTGCAAGAATTGCTGCGGCGCAAGGGACATCGTATGCGTTTGCCCAATTCTTCGGAACACCAGGCGGCGAAGAAGCGATGAAACATTACCGCAGACATTTCAAGCCGTCCATCCTGAATGACAAACCACATTCAATGATTGCTGTTTCGGCATTCTGCGCGGAGACAGAGGAAGAAGCTGCTGAACTTGCACGCAGCAATGAACTTTTCTTCTTACGCCTTGGACGAGGTCTTGAACAAAGTTCATTCCCATCTCTGGAGACGGTGAACAACTATCCATATACAGCGATGGAGATGGAACAGATCCGTCAACGTCGTTCTTTTTCCATCGTGGGAACACCGGATCAGGTGAAAGATAAAATTACCGCAATGGCTGAACGCCATGAAGCAGATGAAGTCATTATCGCGTCAGCGGTCCATTCGTTTGAAGCACGTCTGCGCTCATTCGGCTTGATTGCAGAAGCCTTTGGACTCAAGCAGGACTAA